The DNA region ATCAATCCCTCAAAACTATTGCCCTCACCAAACCATCATCTTCATACAGAACACACTTCCGCCGCTTTTCAGGAACTCATAGGTACTTACTTCATGCACAGAAAATCCGGCATCCCGCAGATTCTTATTAGCGTCGGTGCATCCCTGTTGAATGATAACATTCTTTCCATCCGGACAGGTGGCATTACAGGCAAAAAGCTTGGTAGCTTCGTATTTAGAAGCTTTAATAACCTTATTAAAAACACTGTTTATTAACTCGAGTCCTTCTTTGGTAAAGGCATCAGGGTAGATCAGTACGGTATTTTCATCCAAAACACAGAAACAGGTATCAAGGTGGTAGAAATCTTCGTCAACCAGTTCCAGCGCAATCACCGGTATGTCGAAAGTCTCTGAAATGGTCTCATAGGCCTGCAGGGATGATCGATATCCATATCCGCCCCAAAGCAGCCTTCGACCGTTATGCCAGATGGCATCTCCGCACCCCTCAAAGTCGTCAATCTCGTTATCATCCAGGTAATGAATTTCATAGCCGCTCTGCCGGTACCACTGCTCAATAAACGGGACCTCCTCCTTTCGTTCATCAGCATGCATGATACTCATAAAGACATGTTTGTCACCCGTCTCATTTATGTAAGGCAGACTCTGGTTGGCGCAAAATACCATATCGGGTAAATCTTCTTCCCCCTCGATAACATGTACGTTTATCCCGATTTGTTCAAAGGTGCTTTTGAGTACATCCCACTCATTACGAGCTTCCAATTTATTTACGGTACCTACATTCTGTGCCATATGCGGATTGATAACATACTCAACCGAAAAATGCTTCGGCGTGACCATCAGTGCATCCTTAGGAATCGGCATTTCTGGGACTTCAGATAGCTTCAGTTCCAATTGCTCGCTGGAAGTAATCACTTTTGGCATAGATATAGTATTAAATTAGATAGCTTTGCATACACAAATCGGGCTGTAAAGATACATATTTGAACGAAAGAAAAAAGTTTTCGGGTACGCTTTGCGCCGGGACTTCTCTTTGTTTTTCATGTAGTTTATATGGTACCATACCATCTTCTGAACTAATGATTGTTTGTTGTTTGGTGTTCTTCAATTGTGTTATTTAAAGAAGAAGTAAAGAATCACACCTTAACTTTCCCCGAAGGTAACAATGCTGCTCAAACCCGATTTACTATCCCAGTTGGCTCCGCTCGAATTGCGGGCTCGTAAAATTGTTGAGGGGTTTATTTCCGGTCTACATAAAAGTCCATATTACGGTTTCAGTGTTGAGTTTGCCGAACACCGTCCCTACAATCCGGGTGACGATCTCAAGCATGTTGACTGGAAGGTATATGCCAAAACCGAGCGTTTCTACGTAAAACAGTACGAAGAGGAGACCAATCTGCGCTGTTATCTGCTGCTTGATACCAGCAGCAGTATGTACTACAAATATTTTGCTGAATGGACCAAGCTTCGGTATGGCATCAATTTCGGGGCGGCACTAATCTACCTGATGCATCGCCAGCGGGATGCCTGCGGAATTATACCTTTTAGTGATAAGATTGAGGCATTTATTCCGGCAAAATCCTCCTACACGCATTTGAGACTACTATTTGGTGAGTTGGAGAAGAGACTTGACGAAGAAAAAGAGCAAGCGAAAGAAAAAAAAGGTACTGCAACAGCAGAGGTGATTCACGAAGTTGCCGAGCGCCTGAATCACCGCAGCCTAGTCGTGATCATCACCGATCTGTTTGAACACGCCAATGAGCATGATAATTTAATTTCCTCGCTGAAACACCTACGGCACCGTAACCACGAGGTGATACTGTTCAACATTATGGAGCGAAAAAGTGAAAGAGAACTCGATTTTCCCGATCGCCGGTTTGTGATGGAAGACATGGAGACGGGTTCACAGATGGAGATTCTGCCTGCCCAGGTACGGGAAGATTACAAGAAAAAAGTCGCTGAATATACTCACCGCTTTAAAATGGCCTGCAGTGAATTCCAGATTGATTTTGAAGAACTCGATACGCAGGAAGCTTTCGATCTTGCTTTATTGGCTTATCTAAATAAGAGAAAGAATTTGGGATAAGGGAAAAGCAGTGGTCAGAATTCAGAATACAGGATTCAGAAGATAGGAGGTGAGAAAGAGCCCCTTCTAACTCTTTCCGGAGCTCTTTTTCTATAACATTATTTAGAAGGCACTTACTTTCCGCAGCAGAGCAACAGAAGGAGTGTTGAATGAAAAAATAACTTCATAAGTACACTCCCTGTATGTGTCATTCCGAGCCTTGTCGAGGAATCTCATCCATTCAATCAGGCTATTGCTCCGTAATCGCGGATGAGATCCCTCTACTTACGGTCGGGATGATAATTCAAGAGGTTACATTCAGAGTATCTAAAAACTCCGTGCAAATCCGTGGCAAAAGTATCGTACGCGAATAGGCATAATAAACTGAGGCACTGGTCACTGTTAACTGTTCATTGAAAACTAGGTTACATCCGCTTTGCGTAGTATCTTATAGAACAGCCTCGGGGCAAGTCGTTTGAAATAGACTCCCCAGATCTCCTTGCCGCCGATATAGATCTCTTCCTGCCCTTTTTCTATTCGCGGGAGCAGCCGTTTAACAAATTCATCGGCTTCCATTCCCTGTTCCTGACCCCTTCCCATCTTACCATGGATAGAGCCGTCGCCCTGCAGAGCATTTTTGGTCACGTTGGTTTTGATAAATCCTGGACAAACCAGCGTCACTTTTACATTGTGCTCGAACACTTCCTGCCGGAGCGAGTCGAAATAGCCATGAAGGGCATGTTTGGAGGCGGCGTAGCTGGACCTTAGACGCGTCCCGAATTTACCCATCACACTGCTGGTGACAATAACATTTCCCGTACCTCTTTCAATCATGGAAGGCAATACTTCATTAGTGATGGCAACGGTGCCGAAAAAGTTAACTTCCATCACCTTTCTGACCACCTCCATCCGGGTATTAACGGCTTCCGAGCGCTGGCTGATGCCGCCGTTATTAAAAAGGTAATCGATAGGTCCGTACCTTTCCATAGCCTGTCGGGCTTTATCGGGGATGGTGTCGGGTTCGCTGAGATCAAGTGGCAAAATAAAAATATCATCTGCCTCACCTTCGCAACGTGATTTTACATCCTGAAGGGCTTCTTCGCGGCGGGATGAAATGATGAGTTTGGCTCCTTGCCGGCTAAGTGAATAGGTCAGGGCTTCGCCGATACCTGATGAAGCCCCCGTGATCCAGATTACATTATTATTAAAGCCCATTATTCCCAATTGCTTGCGGATTACTGAAAATTGTCACTTTCCAGTCTATTTTTTCTATCTTTTCACGTCAACGAAATACAGCATATTGCTGTTGAGACGCTTGTATTGGAATTATGTTTAATTAACGGAATTCGTTTTGAAACCCAAACATACCATATTACTGGTTGAAGATGAAGAAGAACCGGCAGAAATGTTGGCCAACTTTCTTGAAATGAACGATTATGAGGTACTGGTGGCTCACGAAGGAAATAGGGCGCTGGACCTTATTGATGAATATGCCGGTGAAATTCACCTTGCTGTGCTCGATATTATGGTCCCCAATGTGGACGGAAAGGAAATATGCCGGCGCATACGAAACCACCCGGTGCTAAATGATATACCGGTAATTTTTCTTACTGCAAAAGATGAGGAACAAGACGAGATCGAAGGTCTTGAGCTTGGTGCCGACGATTATATCCCCAAGCCTGCCAGTCTGAACCTTGTTAAAGCTCACATAGAAACCCTGCTCCGGCGACAAAATCCTCAAAAGGCAAACTGGTTGCAGTATGGTGAAGTCTATCTCGATACCGATGCCAAAGAGCTGTATGTGGAAGATGAAAAAATTGAGCTCACATCCACCGAATACACGCTAATCGAACTCTTCTTCAAAAGTCCGAAACAGGTATTCAGCCGGCAGCAGATTCTGGAGCACATTACCGAAGAAGACCGTTTTGTGTTTGACAGAACAGTAGACGTTCATGTAAAAAACCTGCGCCTGAAAATGGGTGATGCCGGTGAAATCATTAAAACCTATCGCGGTATAGGGTATGGGCTTAACAGAGACCTGGTGAAGGTATAATAACTCCAAATGACAAAGTTCAAATATCAAATGGCAAACTAGTTTCAATTTTCCAATTCTTAATAACTTAAGCTTAGTCTTATTTTGAAATTTATAGTTATTGGATATTAAAAATTGTTTGTTATTTGGAGCTTGTATTTTGATGATTGCTTATGACCATTCGTTCAAAACTTGCATGGACCTTCATATTACTGCTCATTTTTGGCATTACCGCCATCAGCAGTTATTCCATCGTATTTATTCGAGATTACTTACTGGAGCAGGGCCAGATTGAGATTAAAAAAGATACTCGCTGGCTTGCTACATCCATTGAGAGCTTGCCTGAGGATGAAAAATTCAGCCATCGTTTTAACGAGGCCGGAGAAATTTCCGGGTACCAGATCGCTTTATATGACAGCGAAGGAAAGCTGATCTCCACCTATCCCGATACGATCAGTGTTTCACCATTTTTGTCGGATGACATTCAGATTACCCTGCAGGCTCGTGATAGCTTGCCCTGGCTGCCGCAGGATGAAGAGTCAGAAAAGCTGGTCAGTTACATCCATGTCTCTAATACCATGAACCCGGTATCCTATATACGAGTCAGCCAGTATAAAGACCGGGTTTACGAACCGATTAAAACCATCCGCTGGATTATCTATTACGGTATGTTCATTTCAGTCGGTCTGGTTATTATCGTGAGCATCTGGATAGCACGCTATCTGACCAAGCCAATCACACAGATCAAAAATGCGGCCAGCGAGATCGCTGAAGGTGATGTTGACAGGCAGATTAACCTGAAACGAAATGACGAATTCGGGACACTGGCGACTTCCCTGAACCAGATGGCATCAAAACTACGCGAAGATACGGAACAAATTAAGCAGTATGCCGAGCGACAGAGGCAATTTTTTACCGATATCACCCATGAGATCCGTAATCCGCTACACACGATCTCAGCCTCACTGGAGATGCTTGAAATGGATAATCTTTCCGAAGAGAAGCGTAAAAAGTATCATGCCAATGCCAAGAAACAGGTTGATCGAATCAGCCGGTTATTTAAAGACTTGCTTACCCTTCAGCGCTATGATTCTGACGAGTATTTCATCGAGAAGAAAGTCTTTGATCTATCAGAAGTCGGGAAACATATGCTGGAGTGGCACGAAGAGAAGGCTCAGGAGAAAGGCATCACTTTGGAGGCGGGGACCCACTCCTGCAAAGCAGTGGGCGATCCGGGAAAAATCGAGCAGGTCGTCGATAACCTGGTATCCAATGCCATAAAATATACCAATCAGGGGCACATTAAGGTTAGCTATCGGAATAGCGATGAGGATGAGGTGACGGTAAGCGTGGAAGACACCGGCATCGGCATCTCCGAAGAACACCTCGGACGACTCTTCGATCGCTTTTATAGAACCGATAAAGCCCGGTCCAGGGACAAGGGTGGTACGGGATTGGGACTCGCTGTAGTAAAAAGTATTCTAAATGCTCATGGAACCGATATCCGTGTGGAAAGTGAAGTAGGTAAAGGCAGCAGGTTCTGGTTTAAGCTTCCGGCAGGTTAGTTTTAAGGCTATAATTATTTTTTGGACTAAAGCCTAAGCTAGTGAAGTGACAAAGTAACAAAGTGGCATAGTTATCAGGAAGGCTATCAGCCTTCAGCCATCGGTCTTTTGAGATTTGACTTGTTTCAGGAACAATCTCCAGGATCACTTTTTCCAGGAAACCCTCTCAAGGCCCTGTAGATTGATTCTAAATAAAAGATGAAGGCTTCTCTTCAAATTTCCTTCATAATAAAAGCCTTTCTTTTAAAACTGAAAATACCAATCAAAAGATCTAAATGTCTGCAGAAAATATACGTATTGGCGTAGTACTTATGAACCTGGGAGGACCTACGAGCGAAGATGCGGTTCGACCTTTTTTGTACCATTTGTTTCAGGATGAGGACATTATCAAGTTGGGAGGGGGGAAGATTCAGGATCTCTTTGCCAACGTTATCTCAAAATTCAGGGCGCCGGATGTTGCCGAAGATTATAAAGAGATTAACGGTTGCCCCAAAGGATGTACCGGAAACAAGCACTGCCTGAACCGTCAAAATCAAAGAGTCTCTAATTGCTGCTCCCCCATAAACGGTCTTACGGAATCGCAGCGGCGCGGGCTTGAGAAGCATTTTAAGAAATCCATGCCGGATGTGACAGTGAAGGTTTACACATGCATGCGTTACTGGCTGCCTTTTGCGGAAACAACCATGGAAGATATGGTGGAGGACGGAATTACTCATGCGGTTATGATGCCGCTCTATCCACAGTTTTCATGGACCACTACCGGCAGCAGTTACCGTGACTGGGAAACCAAGCGGGAAAAACGATTCGGCGACGAGACACCCTGGAAGGAATTTCATGTGAAGAACTATCATCGAAACCCGAATTATTTGCAGGCCATGAATCATCGAATTGATGAGGCTTTGGCTGAGATGGATGAAGAAACCAGAAAGAAAACGCATCTCATTTTCAGTGCGCACGGCACGCCGTTACTGGAAGTCCGCAGCGGCGATCCTTATACCGTGGAAATCAAGGAAACAATGGAAGCCATCATGGAGATGCGAAATTATGAGGAGCCTTACTGGCTTGGATACCAGTCAAAGGTAGGTCCGCAGAAATGGACCCAGCCTAATACGGTTGATCTCGTTGAGCGTCATCTTGAATACGGTATCAAGAACTTTTTGATGATACCCATTGCCTTCGTCACCGATCACATCGAAACCCTGTATGAACTGGGGGTTGAACTGGTGGAAGATCTGGAAGAAGAAGGATACGAATTTGAAAATATCTCCGTAATGAAAGGTCTGAATGATCATCCGCTTTATATACAGGCCCTGGCTGATGAGGTATTGAGGAAACTGGAACATGAATTGCCTGAGCTCACTTCGGAACAGGAACCAAAAAAGGTAAGCGCTTAATCTATGTCCTTGGATACTCCTACATTGAGTGATTTTTGCGTGGTCGGAGTCAACCACTGGGAAGCTACTATAGAGGTTAGAGAACGTTTTAGTTTGAGCGACAAACAGAAGAATGAGCTTATCGCAGGTGCCAATCGGGAAGGGATCAACAGTCTTTTCGTAATTTCGACCTGCAACCGCACGGAAATTTTTGCTCAACATGCCACCCCGCAAGAGCTGATTCGCTTACTGGTTACCTATTCCGATGCCTCCCTGGATGAATTTCATACCTATGGATTTGAACAGAAGGGGAAAAAAGCCGTTGAACATCTTTTTAATGTTACTGTCGGACTCGATTCACAG from Halalkalibaculum roseum includes:
- a CDS encoding dimethylarginine dimethylaminohydrolase family protein, which translates into the protein MPKVITSSEQLELKLSEVPEMPIPKDALMVTPKHFSVEYVINPHMAQNVGTVNKLEARNEWDVLKSTFEQIGINVHVIEGEEDLPDMVFCANQSLPYINETGDKHVFMSIMHADERKEEVPFIEQWYRQSGYEIHYLDDNEIDDFEGCGDAIWHNGRRLLWGGYGYRSSLQAYETISETFDIPVIALELVDEDFYHLDTCFCVLDENTVLIYPDAFTKEGLELINSVFNKVIKASKYEATKLFACNATCPDGKNVIIQQGCTDANKNLRDAGFSVHEVSTYEFLKSGGSVFCMKMMVW
- a CDS encoding DUF58 domain-containing protein; translation: MLLKPDLLSQLAPLELRARKIVEGFISGLHKSPYYGFSVEFAEHRPYNPGDDLKHVDWKVYAKTERFYVKQYEEETNLRCYLLLDTSSSMYYKYFAEWTKLRYGINFGAALIYLMHRQRDACGIIPFSDKIEAFIPAKSSYTHLRLLFGELEKRLDEEKEQAKEKKGTATAEVIHEVAERLNHRSLVVIITDLFEHANEHDNLISSLKHLRHRNHEVILFNIMERKSERELDFPDRRFVMEDMETGSQMEILPAQVREDYKKKVAEYTHRFKMACSEFQIDFEELDTQEAFDLALLAYLNKRKNLG
- a CDS encoding SDR family oxidoreductase, whose amino-acid sequence is MGFNNNVIWITGASSGIGEALTYSLSRQGAKLIISSRREEALQDVKSRCEGEADDIFILPLDLSEPDTIPDKARQAMERYGPIDYLFNNGGISQRSEAVNTRMEVVRKVMEVNFFGTVAITNEVLPSMIERGTGNVIVTSSVMGKFGTRLRSSYAASKHALHGYFDSLRQEVFEHNVKVTLVCPGFIKTNVTKNALQGDGSIHGKMGRGQEQGMEADEFVKRLLPRIEKGQEEIYIGGKEIWGVYFKRLAPRLFYKILRKADVT
- a CDS encoding response regulator transcription factor, with the protein product MKPKHTILLVEDEEEPAEMLANFLEMNDYEVLVAHEGNRALDLIDEYAGEIHLAVLDIMVPNVDGKEICRRIRNHPVLNDIPVIFLTAKDEEQDEIEGLELGADDYIPKPASLNLVKAHIETLLRRQNPQKANWLQYGEVYLDTDAKELYVEDEKIELTSTEYTLIELFFKSPKQVFSRQQILEHITEEDRFVFDRTVDVHVKNLRLKMGDAGEIIKTYRGIGYGLNRDLVKV
- a CDS encoding sensor histidine kinase, with the translated sequence MTIRSKLAWTFILLLIFGITAISSYSIVFIRDYLLEQGQIEIKKDTRWLATSIESLPEDEKFSHRFNEAGEISGYQIALYDSEGKLISTYPDTISVSPFLSDDIQITLQARDSLPWLPQDEESEKLVSYIHVSNTMNPVSYIRVSQYKDRVYEPIKTIRWIIYYGMFISVGLVIIVSIWIARYLTKPITQIKNAASEIAEGDVDRQINLKRNDEFGTLATSLNQMASKLREDTEQIKQYAERQRQFFTDITHEIRNPLHTISASLEMLEMDNLSEEKRKKYHANAKKQVDRISRLFKDLLTLQRYDSDEYFIEKKVFDLSEVGKHMLEWHEEKAQEKGITLEAGTHSCKAVGDPGKIEQVVDNLVSNAIKYTNQGHIKVSYRNSDEDEVTVSVEDTGIGISEEHLGRLFDRFYRTDKARSRDKGGTGLGLAVVKSILNAHGTDIRVESEVGKGSRFWFKLPAG
- the hemH gene encoding ferrochelatase gives rise to the protein MSAENIRIGVVLMNLGGPTSEDAVRPFLYHLFQDEDIIKLGGGKIQDLFANVISKFRAPDVAEDYKEINGCPKGCTGNKHCLNRQNQRVSNCCSPINGLTESQRRGLEKHFKKSMPDVTVKVYTCMRYWLPFAETTMEDMVEDGITHAVMMPLYPQFSWTTTGSSYRDWETKREKRFGDETPWKEFHVKNYHRNPNYLQAMNHRIDEALAEMDEETRKKTHLIFSAHGTPLLEVRSGDPYTVEIKETMEAIMEMRNYEEPYWLGYQSKVGPQKWTQPNTVDLVERHLEYGIKNFLMIPIAFVTDHIETLYELGVELVEDLEEEGYEFENISVMKGLNDHPLYIQALADEVLRKLEHELPELTSEQEPKKVSA